From a single Brassica napus cultivar Da-Ae chromosome C9, Da-Ae, whole genome shotgun sequence genomic region:
- the BNACNNG68810D gene encoding uncharacterized protein BNACNNG68810D: MEETRKKEVKRGRDTAAKEMQTPMMISGGGDNEDEYTPEEIMQLVESSYPTTNIDGTNFSGEDQSFRVRFIDDPYAVPVVVQSSTGYITINVNEESCGPSFSDSNASAMASVDASGLFGCCLGSNGAWSTNDVRASENECEWDDELLARFLGEDSV; encoded by the coding sequence ATGGAGGAGACACGGAAGAAAGAAGTCAAGAGGGGAAGAGATACGGCGGCGAAGGAAATGCAAACGCCGATGATGATCTCCGGAGGAGGCGATAACGAGGACGAGTATACTCCTGAAGAAATCATGCAGCTCGTCGAGTCTTCTTATCCGACGACGAACATCGACGGAACTAACTTTTCCGGCGAGGATCAGAGTTTCAGAGTGAGGTTTATCGACGATCCGTACGCGGTTCCGGTGGTTGTTCAGTCATCTACCGGTTACATCACGATCAACGTCAACGAGGAAAGCTGTGGTCCGTCGTTTTCAGACAGCAACGCTTCCGCCATGGCAAGCGTCGATGCAAGCGGTCTGTTCGGTTGCTGCCTCGGTTCGAACGGCGCGTGGAGTACAAACGACGTGAGAGCGAGTGAGAACGAGTGTGAGTGGGACGACGAATTGCTGGCGAGGTTTCTAGGTGAAGACAGTGTTTGA
- the LOC125592691 gene encoding receptor-like serine/threonine-protein kinase ALE2, with protein sequence MGTFGYVVPEYAMTGHLLVKSDVYSYGVVLLELLTGRKPVDMMQPPGQENLVSWTRSLLTSREGLEAIIDQSLGQPEIPFDSIAKVAAIASMCIQPEVSHRPFMGEVVQALKLVCNEAKELNFVASLTQDENRAESSFGGEGSGRMARYPLLPSYDSEPDTERGLSVSEMFTGSGRLERQSNSGPLASGRGKRFW encoded by the coding sequence ATGGGAACATTCGGCTATGTGGTGCCAGAATACGCAATGACAGGTCATCTTTTGGTGAAGAGTGACGTGTACAGCTACGGAGTTGTGCTTCTCGAGCTACTCACGGGGAGGAAACCTGTGGATATGATGCAGCCGCCAGGTCAAGAGAACTTAGTTTCATGGACTAGGTCTCTTCTCACGAGCAGAGAAGGGCTTGAAGCTATCATAGACCAGTCTTTGGGACAGCCCGAGATTCCGTTCGACAGCATAGCTAAAGTCGCTGCGATAGCTTCGATGTGCATTCAACCGGAAGTATCTCACCGTCCTTTCATGGGAGAGGTGGTGCAAGCTTTGAAACTTGTGTGCAACGAAGCTAAGGAGCTCAACTTTGTAGCTTCGCTTACTCAAGATGAGAATCGAGCTGAGAGCTCTTTTGGTGGAGAAGGCTCCGGGAGGATGGCTCGGTATCCGTTGCTACCGAGTTACGACTCTGAGCCTGACACTGAGAGAGGACTTTCTGTGTCGGAGATGTTCACTGGTTCGGGGAGGTTAGAGAGACAGTCTAACTCGGGTCCATTGGCTTCAGGTCGAGGCAAGAGGTTCTGGTAG